In the Ipomoea triloba cultivar NCNSP0323 chromosome 6, ASM357664v1 genome, one interval contains:
- the LOC116022248 gene encoding ethylene-responsive transcription factor RAP2-1-like, with the protein MMEEAAEKRTRRQSQAEKPYRGIRMRKWGKWVAEIREPNKRSRIWLGSYSSPVAAARAYDTAVFYLRGPTARLNFPEFFAHDDRLPDLSAADIRKKATEVGARVDALQTALHAPLKPDRNPAQTRLKPDLNQYPSSDEDN; encoded by the coding sequence ATGATGGAAGAGGCGGCGGAGAAGCGGACGCGGCGGCAGAGCCAGGCGGAGAAACCCTACAGGGGGATTCGCATGAGGAAGTGGGGGAAATGGGTGGCGGAGATTCGCGAGCCCAATAAACGCTCCCGGATTTGGCTCGGTTCTTACTCCTCCCCCGTCGCCGCCGCTAGGGCTTACGACACCGCCGTTTTCTATCTCCGCGGCCCCACCGCCCGCCTCAACTTCCCCGAGTTTTTCGCCCACGACGATCGCCTCCCCGACCTCTCCGCCGCCGATATCCGCAAGAAGGCCACCGAAGTCGGCGCTAGGGTTGACGCCCTCCAAACCGCCCTCCACGCGCCGCTCAAACCCGACCGGAACCCGGCCCAAACCCGCTTGAAACCCGACTTGAACCAGTACCCCAGCTCCGACGAAGACAACTGA
- the LOC116022115 gene encoding probable E3 ubiquitin-protein ligase RHG1A has product MQGQRSAIGSLPETLDFTRGPATGDGLDQPVCWNNLRSPAQNRLPDYIVSPNDASVAYITPTSQERQNMIGWTIGESSSSVAQSQASENEPKTGHNWSSSISACPGPSCIPEERRFEPSNILSLNNVDVNLGSGHTGGRVLPMQGSSSGTLPRDLNRSSGMEEDDTDDDDDDDDDDCQVMEFITAYESGIPANERISSGGSSSGSLGGSSRTGGYLAVGSDGRPGSSTNGRRLSCKRKALEGHAGQSSGSGSSSYFQHPESSVWNTAATQHNILSSSNIPSPAPNNSGVNLAEQINPRLGLSIGDAASESPVGLTAPRNNAESSRRNFRLRINASHQHQHQHQQGSVPRNLFSTETEPGNVSVSSSYRNSSRLHCNNSIEFRPTAIAESSNPQGQPIVVHVPSLRRHSQTRWNAASSSRSGNPANYPLSMDRDSAQFDESTSRAFPRNISQHPMFTPADIGNPSQNPTNWGLANGNNCVAGNLASTSRSGPTSGAHSSSPSLVPNRALPQYPRRLSEFVRRSLLTSAGADSGGPINNGPQLRASSSAGSPEMALPGNHVHRPSSSRSAMLLERHLDTSFAIPYSWRTLAAAGEGRSRLVSEIHNVLDLMRRGEGLRIEDVMILDQSVLFGMPDAHDRHRDMRLDVDNMSYEELLALEERIGNVCTGLSEEAISSRLKQHKYAFMKVENPEEREPCCVCQEEYNDGEDLGTLDCGHDFHADCIKQWLKHKNLCPICKTAGLAT; this is encoded by the exons ATGCAAGGGCAAAGGAGTGCAATTGGTTCGTTACCGGAGACTTTAGACTTTACTCGTGGCCCTGCCACAGGTGATGGTTTAGATCAACCGGTATGCTGGAATAATTTGAGGAGCCCTGCTCAAAATCGGTTGCCAGATTACATTGTATCTCCTAACGATGCAAGTGTTGCATATATAACTCCTACGAGTCAAGAGAGGCAAAACATGATTGGATGGACCATAGGAGAAAGTAGCTCGAGTGTTGCTCAGAGTCAGGCGAGTGAAAATGAGCCGAAAACAGGACACAATTGGTCATCTTCAATAAGTGCTTGCCCTGGGCCGTCTTGCATCCCCGAGGAAAGGCGATttgagccttccaatattcttTCGTTGAATAATGTTGACGTAAATCTAGGTAGCGGTCACACAGGTGGCAGGGTTTTGCCTATGCAAGGGTCGAGTTCTGGCACTTTGCCTCGTGACCTAAACAGAAGTTCGGGAATGGAGGAGGATGACACTGATGACGACgacgacgatgatgatgatgactgtCAAGTGATGGAGTTTATCACTGCTTATGAGTCTGGAATTCCGGCTAACGAGCGAATCTCTTCTGGTGGTAGTTCCTCGGGTTCTTTAGGTGGTTCTTCCCGAACGGGAGGGTACTTGGCTGTGGGAAGTGATGGCAGGCCAGGCAGTTCAACCAATGGTCGGCGCTTATCATGTAAACGGAAAGCACTCGAAGGACATGCGGGACAATCTTCTGGAAGTGGAAGTTCGAGTTATTTTCAGCATCCCGAGAGCAGTGTTTGGAATACTGCAGCTACTCAACACAACATATTGAGCAGTTCTAATATTCCTTCCCCCGCACCAAATAATAGTGGTGTTAATTTGGCAGAGCAGATAAACCCGAGACTTGGACTGAGCATCGGAGATGCTGCTTCTGAAAGCCCCGTTGGTTTAACTGCTCCCCGTAATAATGCAGAAAGTTCACGTAGAAATTTCCGTTTGAGGATTAATGCCTcacaccaacaccaacaccaacaccaacaaGGTTCTGTACCTCGTAATTTGTTTTCAACAGAGACCGAACCTGGAAATGTTTCTGTTTCGTCGTCATATAGGAATTCATCAAGGCTACATTGCAACAATTCTATAGAATTTAGACCCACCGCTATTGCAGAGAGTTCTAATCCTCAAGGACAGCCTATAGTAGTGCACGTCCCTTCTCTGCGTCGGCATTCACAGACTAGGTGGAATGCAGCGTCTAGCTCGAGAAGCGGAAATCCTGCAAATTATCCCCTTTCTATGGACAGAGATTCAGCACAATTTGACGAATCAACTTCTAGGGCTTTTCCAAGAAATATATCACAACATCCTATGTTTACACCCGCTGATATTGGAAACCCTAGTCAAAATCCCACTAACTGGGGTTTAGCCAATGGAAATAATTGTGTAGCCGGAAACTTGGCGTCCACTTCCAGGAGTGGTCCCACTTCAGGGGCCCACTCATCGTCTCCTTCTTTGGTACCTAACCGTGCTCTTCCTCAATATCCTAGGCGGCTATCAGAATTTGTACGTAGATCTTTGCTGACTTCAGCTGGCGCTGATTCTGGTGGTCCGATTAACAATGGCCCTCAGCTGCGTGCTAGTTCATCTGCCGGCTCTCCGGAAATGGCTCTTCCCGGTAATCATGTGCACCGCCCTTCTAGTTCAAGGTCGGCAATGCTGTTGGAGAGACATCTCGATACTTCTTTCGCAATTCCTTATTCCTGGAGGACTTTGGCTGCTGCCGGGGAGGGAAGAAGTAGGCTAGTCTCTGAG ATCCACAATGTTTTAGATCTTATGCGCCGTGGAGAGGGCTTGCGGATTGAG GATGTTATGATTCTTGATCAGTCTGTCCTTTTTGGGATGCCCGACGCTCACGATCGGCACAGGGACATGCGGCTTGATGTTGATAACATGTCATATGAG GAGTTGCTAGCGCTGGAAGAACGTATTGGAAATGTATGTACTGGTTTGAGTGAAGAAGCCATTTCGAGTCGTTTGAAACAACATAAATATGCATTCATGAAAGTAGAAAATCCCGAAGAAAGAGAACCATGCTGCGTGTGTCAG GAAGAATATAATGATGGAGAAGATCTCGGGACATTGGACTGTGGCCATGATTTTCATGCCGACTGCATTAAACAATGGCTTAAGCACAAGAATTTGTGCCCGATTTGTAAAACAGCTGGACTGGCTACCTGA
- the LOC116022432 gene encoding transcription factor SPATULA-like — MADPYGTGHHSLEPEDMSSFLQNLLHGASTSADGDDGGGLFPRPATEATDFMGRMRDGASAPAIEPSPSLNFSDPSLFYGVQVKGSAVNAFSSAAIGDFDATGSSKRIEFEDDNKGCETSDAPSNRAQPRPSKRSRSAEIHNLSEKRRRSRINEKLKALQTLIPNSNKTDKASMLDEAIEYLKQLQLQVQMLTMRNGLSLYPGYFQGSLPSVQLPSSGGEFDKGNAMLNTRGSATTFSGNQEMLAQTSFQISNQNSTAHQTMENNTTNSENPIALGTSIQNHYGLLNQLACTKDLCRDDALSRLHLETSCSGNNSSPGISS; from the exons ATGGCGGATCCATACGGAACAGGCCATCACTCTCTCGAACCGGAGGATATGTCTTCGTTTCTCCAAAATCTTCTCCACGGCGCATCCACTTCAGCTGACGGAGACGACGGCGGGGGGCTGTTCCCTCGCCCGGCGACGGAGGCTACGGATTTCATGGGTCGGATGAGAGACGGAGCTTCTGCTCCTGCGATCGAGCCATCTCCGAGCCTGAATTTCTCCGATCCTTCTCTATTTTACGGAGTGCAAGTGAAAGGAAGTGCAGTCAATGCGTTCTCCTCGGCCGCAATTGGGGATTTCGATGCAACTGGATCTTCCAAGAGGATTGAGTTCGAGGATGATAACAAG GGTTGTGAAACTTCAGATGCACCGAGTAATCGGGCTCAGCCGCGACCCTCGAAGAGGAGCAGATCAGCAGAGATTCATAATTTGTCTGAAAAG AGGAGAAGGAGCCGGATCAATGAGAAACTTAAAGCGTTACAGACCTTGATTCCAAATTCTAACAAA ACGGACAAGGCATCAATGCTGGATGAAGCCATTGAATATTTGAAACAGCTTCAACTGCAAGTGCAG ATGCTGACCATGCGGAATGGATTGAGCTTGTACCCGGGTTATTTCCAGGGATCCTTACCATCAGTCCAACTGCCTTCATCTGGGGGTGAATTTGACAAAGGAAATGCAATGCTGAACACAAGAGGATCAGCAACTACCTTTTCTGGAAACCAAGAAATGTTAGCTCAGACCAGCTTTCAGATTTCTAATCAAAATTCCACAGCCCATCAAACTATGGAAAATAACACTACTAATTCAGAGAACCCAATAGCTCTGGGAACATCAATTCAAAACCATTATGGACTTCTTAACCAGTTGGCATGTACGAAG GATCTGTGCAGGGACGATGCACTATCAAGATTGCATTTAGAGACGAGTTGCTCCGGGAACAATTCATCACCAGGCATCTCTTCTTAG
- the LOC116022431 gene encoding probable serine/threonine-protein kinase At1g01540, which produces MSGFLNDELSKRTTVFGLRLWVVVGVCVGAAIVLVLFFISLWLSSKKIMAFLPHKKPKIPNVSKEIQEIRVDPSQSPKLLRAAMHDPVPEPEEESRSSGGDHRENGKGHRILHPERVGAGSGSSHGSEKPKSGDQAIALVPEVSHLGWGHWYTLRELEISTNGFADENVIGEGGYGIVYHGVLEDNTKVAVKNLLNNRGQAEREFKVEVEAIGRVRHKNLVRLLGYCAEGAHRMLVYEYVDNGNLEQWLHGDVGPESPLTWEIRMNIVLGMAKGLTYLHDGLEPKVVHRDIKTSNILLDRQWNPKVSDFGLAKLLGSDRSYITTRVMGTFGYVAPEYASTGMLNERSDVYSFGILLMEIITGRNPVDYSRPPGEVNLVDWLKTMVSNRNAEGVVDPKLPEKPSSRALKRILLVALRCVDPNAQKRPKMGHVLHMLEADEFPFRDDRRAGRDHPRSHREDAEGAMEKPVTES; this is translated from the exons ATGTCGGGGTTTCTGAACGATGAGCTCTCGAAGAGGACGACTGTGTTCGGGTTGAGGCTATGGGTGGTGGTGGGTGTCTGCGTCGGAGCCGCAATCGTGCTGGTTTTGTTTTTCATCTCCCTGTGGTTAAGCTCCAAGAAAATCATGGCGTTTCTTCCTCACAAGAAACCCAAAATCCCCAACGTGTCCAAGGAAATCCAGGAGATCCGGGTCGACCCGTCTCAAAGCCCGAAGCTTTTGCGGGCCGCCATGCACGACCCGGTGCCGGAGCCCGAGGAGGAGAGCCGGAGCTCCGGTGGGGACCACAGGGAAAATGGGAAGGGTCATAGAATTTTGCATCCGGAGCGGGTCGGAGCGGGTAGCGGGTCAAGCCATGGGAGTGAGAAACCCAAATCCGGTGATCAGGCCATAGCTCTTGTACCCGAGGTGTCACATTTGGGGTGGGGCCACTGGTACACTCTTAGAGAGCTCGAAATATCCACAAATGGGTTTGCCGACGAGAATGTAATCGGAGAAGGTGGCTATGGCATTGTCTACCATGGTGTTCTTGAGGATAATACAAAAGTTGCTGTCAAGAATTTGCTCAACAACAG AGGACAAGCTGAGAGGGAGTTTAAGGTTGAGGTGGAAGCGATTGGGCGTGTCAGGCACAAGAATTTGGTCAGGTTGCTTGGTTACTGTGCAGAGGGAGCTCATAG GATGCTTGTGTACGAGTATGTGGACAATGGAAACTTAGAGCAGTGGCTGCACGGTGATGTAGGGCCGGAAAGCCCTCTGACATGGGAAATTCGAATGAATATTGTTCTTGGAATGGCGAAAGG GTTGACCTATCTGCACGATGGACTTGAGCCCAAGGTTGTTCATCGTGACATTAAAACGAGCAACATTTTACTTGATAGGCAGTGGAATCCAAAAGTATCCGACTTTGGGTTGGCCAAACTCTTGGGCTCTGACAGGAGTTACATCACCACTCGTGTTATGGGAACATTTGG CTATGTTGCTCCAGAATATGCTAGTACTGGCATGCTAAACGAGAGGAGTGATGTATATAGTTTCGGAATTCTTCTTATGGAGATAATTACCGGGAGGAACCCAGTGGACTACAGCCGCCCTCCGGGAGAG GTGAACCTAGTTGATTGGCTTAAAACTATGGTTTCGAACCGCAATGCTGAAGGAGTTGTGGATCCCAAGTTGCCCGAGAAACCTTCTTCAAGGGCATTGAAACGTATCCTTTTGGTTGCTTTACGTTGTGTAGATCCAAACGCTCAGAAGAGGCCCAAGATGGGGCATGTACTACACATGCTTGAAGCCGACGAATTTCCTTTCCGAGAT GACCGAAGAGCTGGAAGGGATCACCCGCGTTCTCATCGTGAGGATGCAGAAGGGGCGATGGAGAAGCCCGTTACTGAATCATGA
- the LOC116022247 gene encoding polyadenylate-binding protein 2-like — MAQIQVQHQSPAMGANGLAAAPSAGGVAAAAATAAVVAPGGVVGNQFLSTSLYVGDLDPNVSDSQLYDLFNQVGQVVSVRVCRDMSTRRSLGYGYVNYTNPQDAARAMEMLNFTSMNNKSIRIMYSHRDPSLRKSGTANIFIKNLDKSIDNKALHDTFSSFGNILSCKIATDSNGQSKGYGFVQFVNEESAQNAIDKLNGMLMNDKQVYVGHFLRKQEREPAISKIKFNNVYVKNLSESTTDDDLKKVFGEFGNITSSVVMRDADGKSKCFGFVNFENADDAAKAVDALNGKRFDDKEWYVGKAQKKSEREQELKSKFEQVAKETVDKYQGLNLYVKNLDDSIDDDKLKELFAEYGTIKSCKVMRDASGISRGSGFVAFSAPEEASRALSEMIGKMVVSKPLYVALAQRKEERRARLQAQFSQMRPVAMAPSLGPRMPMYPPGAPGIGQQLFYGSAPPAIIPPQAGFGYQQQLVPGMRPGGGPMPNFFVPMVQQGQQAQRQGGRRGAGPGQQAQQPMPLMQQQMLPRGRMYRFPPGRNVPEVPVPGVAGGMLSVPYDMGGILPRDATMGQPVPITALASALANAPPEQQRTMLGENLYPLVDQLEHEHAAKVTGMLLEMDQTEVLHLLESPEALKSKVAEAMDVLRNVQQQASSPADQLASLSLNENLVS, encoded by the exons ATGGCTCAGATTCAAGTGCAGCATCAGAGTCCGGCGATGGGAGCCAACGGATTGGCAGCAGCGCCGAGTGCCGGCGGCGTGGCAGCCGCCGCCGCCACTGCCGCGGTTGTGGCTCCCGGTGGCGTCGTCGGCAATCAGTTCCTGTCGACTTCGCTTTACGTTGGTGACCTGGACCCCAACGTGTCGGACTCGCAGCTCTACGATCTGTTCAACCAGGTCGGACAGGTTGTGTCAGTTAGGGTTTGTCGCGACATGAGCACGCGCCGTTCCCTCGGCTATGGATACGTCAACTATACCAACCCTCAGGATG CTGCAAGGGCAATGGAGATGTTGAACTTCACTTCTATGAATAATAAGTCTATTAGGATCATGTATTCTCATCGTGATCCTAGTCTCCGTAAGAGTGGAACtgctaatatatttattaag AATTTGGACAAATCAATTGACAACAAAGCCTTACATGACACCTTTTCTAGTTTTGGTAACATTCTTTCATGCAAAATAGCTACTGATTCTAATGGGCAGTCTAAAGGCTATGGTTTTGTACAATTTGTCAATGAAGAGTCGGCTCAAAATGCTATTGACAAGTTAAATGGAATGCTCATGAATGACAAGCAAGTATATGTTGGACATTTTCTTCGTAAACAAGAAAGAGAGCCTGCAATAAGCAAGATAAAATTCAACAATGTTTATGTGAAGAACCTATCAGAATCCACCACAGATGATGATCTGAAGAAAGTTTTTGGCGAGTTTGGGAATATTACTAGTTCAGTAGTTATGAGAGATGCTGATGGAAAGTCCAAATGTTTTGGGTTTGTTAATTTTGAGAATGCAGATGATGCTGCTAAGGCTGTTGATGCGTTAAATGGGAAGAGATTTGATGATAAAGAGTGGTATGTTGGGAAAGCTCAAAAAAAATCTGAAAGGGAACAAGAACTAAAAAGTAAGTTTGAGCAGGTTGCAAAGGAAACAGTCGATAAATATCAAGGATTAAATTTGTATGTAAAAAATTTGGATGATAGTATTGATGATGACAAGCTTAAGGAGCTGTTCGCAGAGTATGGTACCATTAAATCATGCAAG GTTATGCGTGATGCAAGTGGAATTAGCAGAGGGTCAGgttttgttgccttctcagctcCAGAGGAAGCCTCTAGAGCT ctttCTGAGATGATTGGAAAAATGGTAGTGAGCAAACCACTCTATGTTGCACTTGCTCAACGGAAAGAGGAGAGGCGAGCAAGGTTGCAG GCACAGTTTTCTCAGATGCGACCAGTTGCAATGGCACCCTCTCTTGGTCCTCGTATGCCTATGTATCCTCCTGGAGCACCAGGTATTGGGCAGCAGCTCTTCTATGGGTCAGCTCCACCTGCCATAATTCCTCCCCAG GCTGGATTTGGCTACCAACAACAGCTTGTTCCTGGAATGCGTCCCGGGGGAGGTCCTATGCCAAATTTCTTTGTGCCAATGGTCCAGCAGGGTCAACAAGCCCAACGTCAAGGTGGCAGGCGTGGAGCAGGACCTGGCCAACAAGCTCAGCAGCCTATGCCATTGATGCAACAGCAG atGCTTCCAAGGGGTAGAATGTACCGGTTTCCACCTGGCCGCAATGTACCAGAGGTTCCTGTGCCTGGTGTGGCTGGTGGTATGCTTTCTGTTCCATATGATATGGGTGGAATCCTTCCTCGAGATGCTACTATGGGACAGCCGGTGCCAATTACAGCACTTGCTAGTGCCCTTGCTAACGCACCACCTGAACAACAGAGAACT ATGTTAGGTGAAAATCTGTACCCGCTTGTTGATCAGTTGGAGCATGAGCATGCTGCAAAAGTGACTGGCATGCTGCTCGAGATGGACCAGACCGAGGTTTTGCATCTACTCGAATCACCAGAGGCTTTAAAGTCCAAAGTTGCCGAGGCTATGGATGTTTTGAGGAACGTTCAGCAGCAGGCAAGCAGCCCTGCTGATCAACTCGCCTCTCTTTCTCTCAACGAAAACCTTGTTTCCTAG